From Aptenodytes patagonicus chromosome 1, bAptPat1.pri.cur, whole genome shotgun sequence, one genomic window encodes:
- the KCTD21 gene encoding BTB/POZ domain-containing protein KCTD21 produces MSEPITLNVGGKLYTTSLSTLTSFPDSMLGAMFSGKIPTKKDSQGNCFIDRDGKIFRYILNFLRTSHLDLPEDFQEMGLLRREVDFYQIQPLIDALQEKEVELSKAEKNAMLNITLDQKTQTVHFTVREAPQIYSLSSSNMEVFSAHIFSTSCLFLKLLGSKLYYCFNGNLSSISSYLQDPNHLTLDWVASVEGLPEEEYTRQNLKRLWVVPDNKQINSFQVFVEEVLKIAMSDGFCIDSSHPHTSDFMNNKIIRLIRYK; encoded by the coding sequence ATGTCAGAACCCATCACGCTCAATGTTGGAGGAAAACTCTATACCACCTCTCTGTCCACCCTGACTAGCTTTCCAGACTCCATGCTGGGGGCCATGTTTAGCGGGAAGATCCCAACCAAGAAAGACAGCCAAGGCAACTGCTTTATTGACAGAGATGGCAAAATCTTCCGCTATATCCTGAACTTCTTACGAACTTCTCACTTGGACCTCCCTGAAGACTTTCAAGAAATGGGTTTACTTCGACGGGAGGTAGATTTCTATCAAATTCAACCACTGATTGACGCCTtgcaggagaaggaggtggagctTTCTAAAGCGGAGAAGAATGCCATGCTCAACATCACCCTCGATCAGAAGACGCAGACTGTTCACTTCACCGTCCGGGAAGCACCCCAGATCTACAGCTTGTCTTCCTCCAACATGGAAGTGTTCAGTGCTCATATCTTCTCCACGTCATGTCTGTTCCTGAAGCTTCTCGGTTCCAAACTTTACTATTGCTTCAACGGAAACCTCTCTTCAATATCCAGCTACCTGCAGGACCCCAACCATTTGACCTTGGATTGGGTTGCAAGTGTGGAAGGCCTTCCCGAAGAGGAGTACACCAGGCAGAACTTAAAGAGACTCTGGGTGGTGCCAGATAATAAGCAAATCAATAGTTTCCAGGTGTTTGTGGAAGAAGTGCTAAAAATAGCCATGAGTGATGGTTTCTGCATAGATTCTTCTCATCCACATACTTCAGATTTCATGAATAATAAGATTATTCGCCTAATTCGGTACAAGTAG